The genome window GCGGAAGCACCGGGCGTTGGATCGGCTGGCGCAATCGGCGCCGAGCACCCAGCAGCTCTTCCTGAAGCTGGCCGAGAGTGGCACCAATCTGGGCCGGGCGACGCAGCACTTTGTGCACCTGCTGGACACCTTCGGTGCCGGCCCGCTGGAGCAAGCCATCCGCGAATGTCTGGCGAAGGGGTTGTCGCATCACCATTCGGTGCGGCAACTGCTCGAACAGCAACGGCACGCTGCTGGGCTGCCGCCGGCGGTGAAGGCCGATCTGCCGGACGACGATCGGGTGCTGAATGCGGCGATCGCGCCGACGGATCTGTGCAGCTACGACCTGATCGGCAAGGAGGTGGCGCGTGGCGATGCAACGTGAGGCCGAGTTGAGAGACCGCGCTCGCCGGCTCGGGCTCTGGGGTCTGCTGGCGAACTGGGAGTCGTTGAGCAAGCAGGACTGGGTGCGCGAGTACCTCGGCGTCGAGGAGGATGAGCGTGATCGCCGCAGCTTGGAGCGGCGCATCCGCGGCGCGCGGCTCGGCGCCTTCAAGTCGATGGCCGACTTCGACTGGGAGTGGCCGGACACGATCGACCGCGACCAGGTCGAGGATCTGCTGCAGCTCTCATTCCTCGACGAGGCGACCAACGTCGTGCTGCTCGGCCCGTGCGGCCTCGGCAAGACGATGATCGCCCAGAACCTCGGCTATCAGGCACTGCAGCATGGGCACTCCGTGCGGCGGGTAACGGCCAGCGAGATGCTGAACGACCTTGCGGCCCAGGATTCGTCTGCGGCGTTGACGCGGCGGCTGCGCCGCTACTGCGGGCCGAGGCTATTGATCCTCGACGAGGTCGGCTACCTGTCCTACGACGGCCGCTACGGCGACCTGCTCTTCGAAGTCGTCAGCCGGCGGCATCTGCAGCGATCGACGTAAGCGTCCGACGGGAAGGCCGCGGCTCTTGGCGGCATGACGGTAGTTGGCGGTTCGCGAGCTA of Deltaproteobacteria bacterium contains these proteins:
- a CDS encoding ATP-binding protein → MQREAELRDRARRLGLWGLLANWESLSKQDWVREYLGVEEDERDRRSLERRIRGARLGAFKSMADFDWEWPDTIDRDQVEDLLQLSFLDEATNVVLLGPCGLGKTMIAQNLGYQALQHGHSVRRVTASEMLNDLAAQDSSAALTRRLRRYCGPRLLILDEVGYLSYDGRYGDLLFEVVSRRHLQRST